In one Brassica oleracea var. oleracea cultivar TO1000 chromosome C9, BOL, whole genome shotgun sequence genomic region, the following are encoded:
- the LOC106315640 gene encoding probable tyrosine-protein phosphatase At1g05000 isoform X2, which produces MTLESYNGDVHTVPQSENSPIETEKEREIFVPPLNFAMVDNGIFRSGFPEPVSFSFLQSLRLRSIIYLCPEPYPEVNVEFAKSNGIQVFQFGIERCKEPFVNIPDQVIREALQVLLDTENHPVLIHCKSGKHRTGCLVGCVRKIQRWCLSSIFDEYQRFAASKARISDQRFMELFDISNLRHSPLSFSCSKRC; this is translated from the exons ATGACGTTGGAGAGTTACAACGGCGATGTACACACCGTACCTCAGTCAGAGAACTCACCGATCGAGACCGAGAAAGAGAGAGAGATTTTCGTGCCGCCGCTCAACTTCGCTATGGTGGATAACGGAATATTCCGTTCAGGTTTCCCTGAACCGGTTAGTTTCAGCTTCCTCCAGTCTCTGCGACTCCGATCCATCAT ATACTTGTGCCCTGAGCCATATCCAGAGGTGAATGTAGAGTTTGCCAAATCGAATGGGATCCAAGTGTTTCAGTTTGGAATCGAGAGATGCAAG GAACCCTTTGTTAATATCCCGGACCAAGTTATCCGAGAAGCATTACAAGTACTCCTAG ATACAGAGAATCATCCTGTCTTAATTCACTGCAAAAGTGGCAAG CACCGGACCGGATGTCTAGTCGGGTGTGTGAGGAAGATACAGAGATGGTGTTTGTCTTCCATCTTCGACGAGTACCAGAGATTTGCAGCTTCCAAAGCTAGGATCTCAGACCAGAGATTCATGGAGCTCTTTGACATCTCCAATCTAAGGCATTCACCACTCTCCTTCTCATGTTCCAAGAGGTGCTGA
- the LOC106315640 gene encoding probable tyrosine-protein phosphatase At1g05000 isoform X1 — protein sequence MYTPYLSQRTHRSRPRKRERFSCRRSTSLWWITEYSVQVSLNRLVSASSSLCDSDPSCNLSVFDSVVVLVRESYLCPEPYPEVNVEFAKSNGIQVFQFGIERCKEPFVNIPDQVIREALQVLLDTENHPVLIHCKSGKHRTGCLVGCVRKIQRWCLSSIFDEYQRFAASKARISDQRFMELFDISNLRHSPLSFSCSKRC from the exons ATGTACACACCGTACCTCAGTCAGAGAACTCACCGATCGAGACCGAGAAAGAGAGAGAGATTTTCGTGCCGCCGCTCAACTTCGCTATGGTGGATAACGGAATATTCCGTTCAGGTTTCCCTGAACCGGTTAGTTTCAGCTTCCTCCAGTCTCTGCGACTCCGATCCATCATGTAATCTCTCCGTTTTTGATTCCGTCGTCGTCTTGGTTAGAGAATC ATACTTGTGCCCTGAGCCATATCCAGAGGTGAATGTAGAGTTTGCCAAATCGAATGGGATCCAAGTGTTTCAGTTTGGAATCGAGAGATGCAAG GAACCCTTTGTTAATATCCCGGACCAAGTTATCCGAGAAGCATTACAAGTACTCCTAG ATACAGAGAATCATCCTGTCTTAATTCACTGCAAAAGTGGCAAG CACCGGACCGGATGTCTAGTCGGGTGTGTGAGGAAGATACAGAGATGGTGTTTGTCTTCCATCTTCGACGAGTACCAGAGATTTGCAGCTTCCAAAGCTAGGATCTCAGACCAGAGATTCATGGAGCTCTTTGACATCTCCAATCTAAGGCATTCACCACTCTCCTTCTCATGTTCCAAGAGGTGCTGA
- the LOC106315640 gene encoding uncharacterized protein LOC106315640 isoform X3 codes for MYTPYLSQRTHRSRPRKRERFSCRRSTSLWWITEYSVQVSLNRLVSASSSLCDSDPSCNLSVFDSVVVLVRESYLCPEPYPEVNVEFAKSNGIQVFQFGIERCKEPFVNIPDQVIREALQVLLAPDRMSSRVCEEDTEMVFVFHLRRVPEICSFQS; via the exons ATGTACACACCGTACCTCAGTCAGAGAACTCACCGATCGAGACCGAGAAAGAGAGAGAGATTTTCGTGCCGCCGCTCAACTTCGCTATGGTGGATAACGGAATATTCCGTTCAGGTTTCCCTGAACCGGTTAGTTTCAGCTTCCTCCAGTCTCTGCGACTCCGATCCATCATGTAATCTCTCCGTTTTTGATTCCGTCGTCGTCTTGGTTAGAGAATC ATACTTGTGCCCTGAGCCATATCCAGAGGTGAATGTAGAGTTTGCCAAATCGAATGGGATCCAAGTGTTTCAGTTTGGAATCGAGAGATGCAAG GAACCCTTTGTTAATATCCCGGACCAAGTTATCCGAGAAGCATTACAAGTACTCCTAG CACCGGACCGGATGTCTAGTCGGGTGTGTGAGGAAGATACAGAGATGGTGTTTGTCTTCCATCTTCGACGAGTACCAGAGATTTGCAGCTTCCAAAGCTAG
- the LOC106313110 gene encoding protein WVD2-like 1 — protein MGREPEEKHMDNKLNSSTGSSQQMEPAEVKECTTDHNSVAEDDGSGSHTSPGQRKKLNTPPPAHKTRGGGGVNYTVPKPFSLSAEKPAASSVCARAGVDSHNSSPGNAASRNSSSGSRGSQPNSPMPARKTIDHKKHHDDEDTFSVASSSATSVRTIKPKVTIGVAPTFSSTSRLERRKEFYKKLEEKQKALEEEKRENEKRLKEEQEVVTKQLRKNMAYKANPVPTFYNEPPPQKPPLKKFPLTRPKSPNLNRRKSCSDTVNSSHQEVKGKHCVRHRHSVDGRKDGSNPRRTPDTKKSTRETPTKSEEVYGKNKSGNEGEAGENCN, from the exons ATGGGGAGAGAACCAGAGGAGAAACACATGGATAATAAGCTAAACAGCTCGACGGGATCTTCGCAGCAAATGGAGCCTGCAGAGGTTAAGGAGTGTACTACTGATCACAACTCGGTTGCAGAAGATGACGGATCTGGATCCCATACATCTCCTGGCCAAAGGAAGAAGCTAAACACACCACCTCCTGCACACAAAACTCGTGGTGGTGGTGGCGTGAATTACACTGTTCCAAAGCCATTCTCTCTGTCGGCTGAAAAGCCTGCTGCTTCCTCTGTCTGCGCAAGAGCAGGAGTTGATAGTCATAATAGCTCGCCGGGAAATGCTGCTAGCCGCAACTCTTCTTCAGGATCAAGAGGTTCACAG CCAAACTCGCCTATGCCAGCGAGGAAGACAATAGATCACAAGAAGCACCATGATGATGAAGATACTTTTTCTGTTGCTTCCTC ATCAGCTACATCTGTAAGAACTATTAAACCCAAGGTAACCATTGGAGTTGCTCCAACCTTTAGCAGCACTTCGCGGCTGGAGAGACGCAAAGAG TTTTACAAGAAGCTGGAAGAGAAACAGAAAGCACTTGAGGAAGAGAAGAGAGAAAACGAGAAAAGGCTTAAG GAAGAGCAAGAAGTAGTCACTAAGCAACTCAGGAAGAACATGGCTTACAAAGCTAATCCCGTACCGACCTTCTACAACGAGCCTCCTCCACAGAAACCTCCATTGAAAAAG TTTCCTCTGACTCGGCCCAAGTCACCAAACCTTAACCGCAGAAAGAGCTGCAGCGACACAGTCAACTCATCACATCAGGAGGTGAAAGGGAAGCATTGTGTTCGACATCGCCACAGTGTAGACGGTCGCAAGGACGGATCCAACCCGAGGAGGACACCAGATACGAAGAAGTCCACAAGGGAAACACCAACAAAGTCTGAAGAAGTTTATGGGAAAAACAAGAGTGGCAATGAGGGAGAGGCAGGTGAGAACTGCAATTGA
- the LOC106313631 gene encoding uncharacterized protein LOC106313631 produces the protein MEESSKRPGPIHKRRESPATIFSFPRLLLWFDQSSRLKTLISWSLFFLLAVIVPMISHFVLICSDCDFKLHRPYDALVQLSLSIFAGISFVSLSAWSKRYGIRKFLFLHKLKDVSDKVRVGYEAEIQRSMKPLAIFVLPSLALQATYRVWWYASGSDQIPYFINPTLSHVLACTLQLSSWLYRTSLFIIACLVYQVVCHLQILRLDEFARCFSSEITDFSATLAEHLKIHRELKIVSHRFRRFLVLSLFFVTATQFMALLTTIRASVPFHIYEVGELALCSISLVSGLFICLKSATQMTHKAQSVTSIATKWNVCASLDTFDDLDSGDTPKYPTSRQHFQILSRRRDVTRSSDDDEDGEVDSDLDNTTIHPIYARAISFQKRQALVTYLENNKAGITVYGFLVDKTWLRMIFSIELALLLWLLKKTIVNIT, from the exons ATGGAAGAATCATCGAAACGACCCGGCCCGATCCACAAACGGCGGGAATCTCCGGCAACTATATTCTCATTCCCGAGACTCCTTCTCTGGTTCGATCAGTCGAGCCGCCTTAAAACTCTGATCTCTTGGTCCCTCTTCTTCCTCCTCGCCGTCATCGTTCCAATGATCTCACACTTCGTGCTAATCTGCTCCGATTGCGATTTCAAACTACATCGTCCCTATGACGCATTGGTGCAGCTCTCTCTATCGATCTTCGCCGGAATCTCGTTCGTCAGCCTCTCGGCTTGGTCTAAGAGATACGGCATCCGAAAGTTCTTATTCCTCCATAAACTCAAAGACGTCAGCGATAAAGTTAGAGTCGGGTACGAAGCAGAAATCCAG AGATCAATGAAACCACTGGCTATCTTCGTCCTCCCATCACTTGCACTTCAAGCAACCTACCGTGTCTGGTGGTACGCTTCAGGCTCAGACCAGATACCTTACTTTATCAACCCAACGCTGAGCCACGTGTTAGCATGCACGCTCCAGCTCTCTTCTTGGCTCTACCGTACATCGCTCTTCATCATCGCTTGTCTCGTCTACCAAGTCGTCTGCCACCTCCAGATCCTTCGTCTCGATGAATTCGCTCGCTGCTTCTCCTCCGAGATTACTGACTTTAGTGCCACGCTCGCTGAGCATTTGAAGATCCACCGTGAACTGAAGATTGTTAGTCACCGTTTCAGACGGTTCTTAGTACTGTCGTTGTTTTTCGTCACTGCCACTCAGTTCATGGCGTTGCTTACCACCATAAGAGCCAGTGTTCCCTTTCATATATACGAAGTTGGCGAACTCGCG TTATGCTCCATAAGTTTGGTGTCGGGGCTTTTCATATGCTTGAAAAGCGCAACACAGATGACTCACAAAGCTCAATCCGTAACCAGCATCGCCACTAAATGGAACGTTTGCGCCTCTCTAGACACGTTTGATGATCTTGACAGTGGAGATACTCCTAAATATCCAACATCCAGACAACATTTCCAGATTTTGTCGCGCCGTCGTGATGTTACTCGATCATCTGATGATGATGAGGATGGAGAAGTAGATAGTGATCTTGACAATACCACGATACATCCAATCTATGCCCGCGCCATTTCTTTCCAGAAACGTCAAGCTCTAG TGACATATCTAGAGAACAACAAAGCCGGGATCACGGTTTACGGATTCTTGGTGGATAAAACATGGCTTCGGATGATCTTTAGCATTGAGCTTGCTCTTCTTCTATGGCTTCTCAAAAAGACAATCG TGAACATAACATGA
- the LOC106313747 gene encoding EH domain-containing protein 2 isoform X1, with protein METSSAISIGTCLKEHQKIYKEWFNIADSDGDGRVSGNDATKFFAMSKLSRQELKQVWAVADSKRQGFLGLTEFITAMKLVTLAQEGHEITSDLLKGSVDMKTVELPVLEGLENVVVSKQKASKAYAVDEDNVVTQPQAVTAKAPWFKSKAIIKPQVNVVTIVDGLKRLYAEKLKPLEVTYRFNDFASPVLTNSDFDAKPMVMLLGQYSTGKTTFIKHLLGCEYPGAHIGPEPTTDRFVVAMSGPDERTIPGNTMAVQADMPFNGLTSFGGAFLSKFECSQMPHPLLDQITLVDTPGVLSGEKQRMQRSYDFTGVISWFASKCDMILLLFDPHKLDISDEFKRVITSLRGNEDKIRVVLNKADQVDTQQLMRVYGALMWSLGKVLNTPEVVRVYIGSFNDKPINEAVVGPIGKELFEKEQNDLITDLMTIPKKACDRKINEFVKRARAAKINAYIMSHLKKEMPAMMGKSKAQQRLMDNLQQEFEKVQQEYHLPAGDFPSVEHFREVLGGYNIDKFEKLKPKMIQAVDDMLGYDIPDLLKKFRNPYE; from the exons ATGGAGACTTCATCGGCGATCTCGATCGGCACTTGTTTGAAAGAGCACCAGAAGATCTACAAGGAATGGTTCAACATCGCCGATTCAG ATGGAGATGGACGTGTTTCTGGGAACGATGCTACGAAGTTCTTCGCCATGTCAAAGCTTTCTCGCCAGGAACTCAAACAG GTTTGGGCAGTTGCGGATTCGAAGCGGCAGGGGTTTCTAGGTTTGACTGAGTTCATCACTGCTATGAAG CTCGTCACATTGGCACAAGAAGGACATGAAATTACTTCAGATCTTCTCAAAGGTTCTG TTGACATGAAGACTGTGGAACTTCCTGTGTTGGAAGGATTGGAGAATGTGGTGGTATCT AAGCAGAAAGCATCAAAAGCATATGCAGTTGATGAAGACAATG TAGTTACTCAGCCACAAGCTGTAACGGCAAAAGCTCCCTGGTTCAAATCAAAAGCTATTATAAAG CCTCAGGTTAATGTGGTGACAATCGTTGATGGCTTGAAAAGATTGTACGCTGAAAAGCTAAAGCCTTTGGAAGTCACATATCGTTTCAATGATTTTGCATCTCCAGTGCTG ACTAATAGTGATTTTGATGCCAAACCCATGGTCATGCTTTTGGGTCAATATTCCACCGGAAAGACAACATTTATAAAACACTTGCTGGGATGTGAATATCCAG GAGCTCACATTGGTCCAGAGCCAACAACAGATAGATTTGTGGTTGCAATG AGCGGACCAGATGAGCGGACCATACCTGGAAATACCATGGCTGTTCAAGCTGACATGCCATTTAACGGGCTAACAAGTTTTGGAGGTGCTTTCCTATCAAAGTTTGAGTGTTCTCAGATGCCTCATCCT CTCTTGGACCAAATCACTCTTGTAGACACTCCAGGAGTTCTTTCAGGAGAGAAACAAAGGATGCAAAGAAGCTATGACTTCACCGGCGTCATCTCATGGTTTGCATCTAAGTGTGACATGATTTTGCTTCTTTTCGATCCCCACAAGCTCGACATCAGCGATGAATTCAAGCGCGTCATAACATCTCTACGTGGCAACGAAGACAAGATACGTGTAGTCTTAAACAAAGCTGACCAAGTTGATACTCAACAA CTAATGAGAGTGTATGGAGCCTTGATGTGGTCCCTTGGTAAAGTTCTGAACACACCAGAGGTCGTGCGTGTCTATATTGG ATCCTTCAATGATAAACCCATAAACGAAGCTGTCGTTGGTCCAATTGGTAAAGAATTGTTTGAGAAAGAGCAAAACGACCTCATCACAGACTTAATGACCATACCTAAGAAAGCATGCGACAGAAAG ATTAACGAGTTTGTGAAGAGAGCTCGAGCTGCGAAGATCAATGCCTACATAATGAGTCATCTGAAGAAAGAAATGCCAGCAATGATGGGAAAGTCCAAAGCTCAGCAACGTCTCATGGACAATCTTCAGCAAGAATTTGAAAAG GTGCAACAAGAGTATCATCTCCCGGCAGGAGATTTTCCAAGTGTGGAGCATTTCAGAGAAGTATTGGGAGGATATAACATTGACAAGTTTGAGAAATTGAAGCCTAAGATGATTCAAGCAGTGGATGATATGCTTGGTTACGATATTCCAGATCTCTTGAAGAAATTCAGAAATCCATATGAGTGA
- the LOC106313747 gene encoding EH domain-containing protein 2 isoform X2, giving the protein METSSAISIGTCLKEHQKIYKEWFNIADSDGDGRVSGNDATKFFAMSKLSRQELKQVWAVADSKRQGFLGLTEFITAMKLVTLAQEGHEITSDLLKGSVDMKTVELPVLEGLENVVVSKQKASKAYAVDEDNVTQPQAVTAKAPWFKSKAIIKPQVNVVTIVDGLKRLYAEKLKPLEVTYRFNDFASPVLTNSDFDAKPMVMLLGQYSTGKTTFIKHLLGCEYPGAHIGPEPTTDRFVVAMSGPDERTIPGNTMAVQADMPFNGLTSFGGAFLSKFECSQMPHPLLDQITLVDTPGVLSGEKQRMQRSYDFTGVISWFASKCDMILLLFDPHKLDISDEFKRVITSLRGNEDKIRVVLNKADQVDTQQLMRVYGALMWSLGKVLNTPEVVRVYIGSFNDKPINEAVVGPIGKELFEKEQNDLITDLMTIPKKACDRKINEFVKRARAAKINAYIMSHLKKEMPAMMGKSKAQQRLMDNLQQEFEKVQQEYHLPAGDFPSVEHFREVLGGYNIDKFEKLKPKMIQAVDDMLGYDIPDLLKKFRNPYE; this is encoded by the exons ATGGAGACTTCATCGGCGATCTCGATCGGCACTTGTTTGAAAGAGCACCAGAAGATCTACAAGGAATGGTTCAACATCGCCGATTCAG ATGGAGATGGACGTGTTTCTGGGAACGATGCTACGAAGTTCTTCGCCATGTCAAAGCTTTCTCGCCAGGAACTCAAACAG GTTTGGGCAGTTGCGGATTCGAAGCGGCAGGGGTTTCTAGGTTTGACTGAGTTCATCACTGCTATGAAG CTCGTCACATTGGCACAAGAAGGACATGAAATTACTTCAGATCTTCTCAAAGGTTCTG TTGACATGAAGACTGTGGAACTTCCTGTGTTGGAAGGATTGGAGAATGTGGTGGTATCT AAGCAGAAAGCATCAAAAGCATATGCAGTTGATGAAGACAATG TTACTCAGCCACAAGCTGTAACGGCAAAAGCTCCCTGGTTCAAATCAAAAGCTATTATAAAG CCTCAGGTTAATGTGGTGACAATCGTTGATGGCTTGAAAAGATTGTACGCTGAAAAGCTAAAGCCTTTGGAAGTCACATATCGTTTCAATGATTTTGCATCTCCAGTGCTG ACTAATAGTGATTTTGATGCCAAACCCATGGTCATGCTTTTGGGTCAATATTCCACCGGAAAGACAACATTTATAAAACACTTGCTGGGATGTGAATATCCAG GAGCTCACATTGGTCCAGAGCCAACAACAGATAGATTTGTGGTTGCAATG AGCGGACCAGATGAGCGGACCATACCTGGAAATACCATGGCTGTTCAAGCTGACATGCCATTTAACGGGCTAACAAGTTTTGGAGGTGCTTTCCTATCAAAGTTTGAGTGTTCTCAGATGCCTCATCCT CTCTTGGACCAAATCACTCTTGTAGACACTCCAGGAGTTCTTTCAGGAGAGAAACAAAGGATGCAAAGAAGCTATGACTTCACCGGCGTCATCTCATGGTTTGCATCTAAGTGTGACATGATTTTGCTTCTTTTCGATCCCCACAAGCTCGACATCAGCGATGAATTCAAGCGCGTCATAACATCTCTACGTGGCAACGAAGACAAGATACGTGTAGTCTTAAACAAAGCTGACCAAGTTGATACTCAACAA CTAATGAGAGTGTATGGAGCCTTGATGTGGTCCCTTGGTAAAGTTCTGAACACACCAGAGGTCGTGCGTGTCTATATTGG ATCCTTCAATGATAAACCCATAAACGAAGCTGTCGTTGGTCCAATTGGTAAAGAATTGTTTGAGAAAGAGCAAAACGACCTCATCACAGACTTAATGACCATACCTAAGAAAGCATGCGACAGAAAG ATTAACGAGTTTGTGAAGAGAGCTCGAGCTGCGAAGATCAATGCCTACATAATGAGTCATCTGAAGAAAGAAATGCCAGCAATGATGGGAAAGTCCAAAGCTCAGCAACGTCTCATGGACAATCTTCAGCAAGAATTTGAAAAG GTGCAACAAGAGTATCATCTCCCGGCAGGAGATTTTCCAAGTGTGGAGCATTTCAGAGAAGTATTGGGAGGATATAACATTGACAAGTTTGAGAAATTGAAGCCTAAGATGATTCAAGCAGTGGATGATATGCTTGGTTACGATATTCCAGATCTCTTGAAGAAATTCAGAAATCCATATGAGTGA